GCGGCGGCAATGCGGTCGATGCGGCGGTCGCCGTGGGCTATGCGCTGGCGGTGGTGTACCCGGCGGCGGGCAACCTCGGCGGCGGCGGCTTCATGACCGTGCAGCTGGCCGACGGCCGCAAGACCTTCCTTGACTTCCGCGAGAAGGCGCCGCTGGCCGCCACGGCCAACATGTACCTGGACAAGGACGGCAACGTCATCAAGGGCCTGAGCACCAACGGCCACCTCGCCGTGGGCGTGCCGGGCTCGGTGTCGGGCATGGAATACGCGCGCGAGAAGTACGGCACCATGAAGCGCGCCGACCTCATCGCCCCCTCGATCCAGCTGGCCGACAAAGGCTTTGCGCTGGAGCAGGGCGACATCGACATGCTGTGGACCTCCACCGCCGACTTCCAGAAGGACCCGGTCTCAGGCGCGATCTTCCTGAACAAGGGCCAGCCCTTCCAGGTCGGCCAGAAGCTGGTGCAGAAAGACCTGGCCAAGACGCTGAAGGAAATCAGTTCCAAGGGCACCGACGGCTTCTACAAGGGTTGGGTCGGCAAGGCGATCGTGGCATCGAGCCAGGCCGGCAAGGGCATCATCACGCAGGCCGACCTCGACCAGTACAAGACACGCGAACTCGCGCCGGTCGAGTGCGATTACCGCGGCTACCGCGTGGTGTCGGCGCCGCCCCCGAGCTCGGGCGGCGTGATCATCTGCGAGATGCTCAACATCCTGGAGGGCTACCCGCTCAAGGACCTGGGTTTCCGCTCGGCGCAATCGGTGCACTACCAGATCGAGGCCATGCGCCACGCCTACGTGGACCGCAACAGCTACCTGGGCGACCCCGATTTCGTGAAGAACCCGCTCGACCGCCTGCTCGACAAGGGCTACGCCGAGAAGATCCGCGCCGCCATCGACCCGAAGAAGGCCGGCGTCTCCAAGGACATCAAGCCCGGCGTCGCGCCGCATGAAGGCAGCAACACCACCCACTACTCGATCACTGACCAGTGGGGCAATGCGGTCTCGGTCACCTACACGCTGAACGACTGGTTCGGCGCCAAGGTCACCGCCGACAAGACCGGCGTGCTGCTGAACAACGAGATGGACGACTTCACCTCCAAGATCGGCGTGCCCAACATGTACGGCCTGGTGCAGGGCGAGGCCAACGCCATCGCCCCGGGCAAGCGTCCGCTGAGCTCGATGAGCCCGACCATCGTCTCCAAGGACGGCAAGCCGGTGTTCGTGGTCGGCACGCCCGGCGGCAGCCGCATCATCACGGCGGTGCTGCACACGATCCTGAACGTGGTCGACTACGGCATGAACGTGCAGGAGGCCGTCGATGCACCGCGCTTCCACCAGCAATGGCTGCCTGACGTCACCAACGTCGAGACCTTCGCGATCAGCCCCGACACCCGCAAGATCCTGACCGACATGGGCCACAACCTGGGGGTGCCGCAGCCGGCGAACCACCTCGCCGCGATCATCGTCGGCGCGCCTTCGCTGGGCGGCAAGCCAGTGGGCGCCAACCGCTTCTACGGCGCGAACGACCCCCGCCGCAACACCGGTTTGGCCGCCGGTTACTGATCCTGCAAACTCAGGGGCGGTCGTGCCACGCTGGCGCGGCCGCCTTTTTCATTTCCCATGCACCTGCAAGACATCCTCTACACCCAAGGCTTCGGCACGCGACGCGTGTGCGCGGGGCTGGTCCAGCAAGGCCACGTGATCATCGACGGCCAAGCCGTGACGGACCCCTTCGCCGACCTCGACCCCGAAGGCCTGCGTTACACCGTGCAGGGCACGCCGTGGGCCTACCACGAGAAGGCCTACCTGATGCTGCACAAGCCGGCCGGCACCGAGTGCTCGCAGAAGCCCTCGACCTACCCGAGCATCTACACGCTGCTGCCGTCGCCGCTTCGCCTGCGGCCCAACAAGGGCGCGGTGCAGGGCGTGCAGGCCATCGGCCGGCTCGACCAGGACACCACGGGCCTCTTGCTCATGACCGACGACGGCCAGTTCATCCACAAGATGGGTTCGCCCAAGCACCACGTGCCCAAGGTCTATGAGGTGACGGCCAAGCACCCGGTGGACGAGGTGCAGATCGCCAAGCTGCTGGCCGGCGTGGTGCTCGACGACGACCCGAAGCCGGTGCGCGCGGCCGCCTGCGAATCCGACAGCCCGCTGCACCTGCGGCTCACGCTCACCGAGGGCAAGTACCACCAGGTCAAGCGCATGCTGGCGGCGGTGGGCAACCGGGTCGAGGGGCTGCACCGTTCGCGCATCGGCGACCTGTCGCTGCCCGAGGACCTGGCGCCGGGGCAGTGGCGCTGGCTGACGGCAGAGGAAGTGGCGGCGCTGCGCGCGCCGGCCAAGCCTGCCAAACCATCGAAGTAGAGGCAGGGAGAGCGGAGAAAGCGCGTCGGGCCGGTCAGCCAGCCTTCAGCGCCGGCC
This region of Variovorax sp. RKNM96 genomic DNA includes:
- the ggt gene encoding gamma-glutamyltransferase, whose product is MQQFHWTPTLRAAVAAALALTAAGASQAASQAPVAAEHGMVVSAQHLASKVGVDVLKRGGNAVDAAVAVGYALAVVYPAAGNLGGGGFMTVQLADGRKTFLDFREKAPLAATANMYLDKDGNVIKGLSTNGHLAVGVPGSVSGMEYAREKYGTMKRADLIAPSIQLADKGFALEQGDIDMLWTSTADFQKDPVSGAIFLNKGQPFQVGQKLVQKDLAKTLKEISSKGTDGFYKGWVGKAIVASSQAGKGIITQADLDQYKTRELAPVECDYRGYRVVSAPPPSSGGVIICEMLNILEGYPLKDLGFRSAQSVHYQIEAMRHAYVDRNSYLGDPDFVKNPLDRLLDKGYAEKIRAAIDPKKAGVSKDIKPGVAPHEGSNTTHYSITDQWGNAVSVTYTLNDWFGAKVTADKTGVLLNNEMDDFTSKIGVPNMYGLVQGEANAIAPGKRPLSSMSPTIVSKDGKPVFVVGTPGGSRIITAVLHTILNVVDYGMNVQEAVDAPRFHQQWLPDVTNVETFAISPDTRKILTDMGHNLGVPQPANHLAAIIVGAPSLGGKPVGANRFYGANDPRRNTGLAAGY
- a CDS encoding 16S rRNA pseudouridine(516) synthase, which translates into the protein MHLQDILYTQGFGTRRVCAGLVQQGHVIIDGQAVTDPFADLDPEGLRYTVQGTPWAYHEKAYLMLHKPAGTECSQKPSTYPSIYTLLPSPLRLRPNKGAVQGVQAIGRLDQDTTGLLLMTDDGQFIHKMGSPKHHVPKVYEVTAKHPVDEVQIAKLLAGVVLDDDPKPVRAAACESDSPLHLRLTLTEGKYHQVKRMLAAVGNRVEGLHRSRIGDLSLPEDLAPGQWRWLTAEEVAALRAPAKPAKPSK